A single Thiohalobacter thiocyanaticus DNA region contains:
- a CDS encoding sulfite oxidase heme-binding subunit YedZ, giving the protein MVAVAGASPRGGIPVFWQRVITFLLCLLPLAWLILQAVTDRLSANPIEDITAATGSWTLRLLLITLAMTPLRRLTGWKWPLRLRRMLGLFAFFYASLHLMTYLWFDQFFLWSEILADILERPFITLGMTAYALLLPLALTSNQVSQRLLRRNWKRLHRLVYPIALLGVVHYYWLVKADVREPLLYGAVWLGLMMLRLPASTNRMNRQGENKSL; this is encoded by the coding sequence ATGGTTGCTGTAGCGGGGGCTAGTCCCCGGGGCGGTATTCCCGTGTTCTGGCAGCGCGTCATCACGTTTCTGCTCTGCCTGCTGCCGCTGGCCTGGCTGATCCTGCAGGCCGTCACCGACCGTCTCAGCGCCAACCCCATCGAGGACATCACCGCTGCCACCGGCAGCTGGACCCTGCGCCTGCTGCTCATCACCCTCGCCATGACCCCGCTGCGGCGGCTCACCGGCTGGAAGTGGCCGCTGCGGCTGCGGCGCATGCTGGGGCTGTTCGCCTTCTTCTACGCCAGCCTGCATCTCATGACCTATCTCTGGTTCGACCAGTTCTTTCTCTGGTCCGAGATCCTGGCCGACATCCTGGAGCGGCCTTTCATCACGCTTGGCATGACGGCATACGCCCTGCTGCTGCCGCTGGCCCTGACCTCCAATCAGGTCAGCCAGCGTCTGCTGCGCCGCAACTGGAAGCGGCTGCACCGGCTGGTCTATCCCATCGCGCTGCTCGGCGTGGTGCATTACTACTGGCTGGTCAAGGCCGATGTGCGCGAGCCGCTGCTCTACGGCGCCGTCTGGTTGGGACTGATGATGCTGCGGCTGCCCGCATCGACAAACAGAATGAATCGTCAGGGCGAAAATAAATCGCTTTAA
- a CDS encoding MBL fold metallo-hydrolase codes for MRFASLGSGSRGNAMLVEAGSTCLMVDCGFSITETEKRLTRLGRSPEELSAILVTHEHSDHIRGVLPFARRHAIPVWMTHGTAAALPEGDLPPLHAIAGYTDFHVGDIQVQPYPVPHDAREPCQFLFHSGRHRLGLLTDCGSLTPHIVSTLQGCDALVLEFNHDPEMLARGSYPPALKRRVGGDYGHLNNHQARRLLEQIELGPLQHLVAAHLSEKNNAPERVREQLDAFDGRLDYSLACQDGGFDWRTLE; via the coding sequence ATGCGTTTCGCGTCCCTGGGCAGCGGCAGCCGCGGCAACGCCATGCTGGTCGAGGCCGGCTCGACCTGCCTCATGGTCGACTGCGGGTTCTCCATCACCGAGACAGAGAAGCGTCTGACGCGGCTGGGTCGCAGCCCGGAAGAACTCTCGGCCATCCTGGTCACGCATGAACACAGTGACCACATCCGCGGCGTGCTGCCCTTCGCCCGCCGCCACGCCATCCCGGTCTGGATGACGCACGGCACCGCCGCCGCCCTGCCTGAGGGTGATCTGCCGCCGCTGCATGCGATCGCCGGTTACACCGATTTTCATGTGGGCGATATCCAGGTCCAGCCCTATCCGGTCCCGCATGATGCCCGCGAACCCTGCCAGTTCCTGTTCCACAGCGGCCGTCACCGACTCGGTCTGCTCACCGACTGCGGCAGCCTGACGCCGCACATCGTTTCCACCCTCCAGGGCTGTGACGCCCTGGTGCTCGAGTTCAACCACGATCCGGAGATGCTCGCCCGGGGCAGCTACCCGCCCGCCCTCAAGCGCCGGGTCGGTGGCGACTATGGCCACCTCAACAATCACCAGGCCCGGCGACTGCTGGAACAGATCGAACTGGGCCCGCTGCAACACCTGGTGGCCGCGCACCTGAGCGAGAAGAACAACGCCCCCGAGCGGGTGCGCGAACAGCTGGACGCCTTCGACGGCAGGCTCGACTACAGCCTGGCCTGCCAGGACGGCGGGTTCGACTGGCGCACGCTGGAGTGA
- a CDS encoding GDCCVxC domain-containing (seleno)protein — protein MRQAGIEYRSTLTCPECGHRETLTMPDNYCLWYHECSGCAALLRPRPGDCCLFCSYGTVPCPPIQAGDGCCSGG, from the coding sequence ATGCGGCAGGCAGGCATTGAATACCGATCCACCCTGACCTGTCCCGAATGCGGGCATCGGGAAACGCTCACCATGCCCGACAATTACTGCCTGTGGTATCACGAGTGTTCCGGCTGCGCCGCGCTGCTGCGGCCGCGCCCGGGCGACTGCTGCCTGTTCTGCTCCTATGGCACGGTCCCCTGTCCGCCCATCCAGGCCGGCGATGGTTGCTGTAGCGGGGGCTAG
- the msrP gene encoding protein-methionine-sulfoxide reductase catalytic subunit MsrP translates to MPNRILPSDITPESVYRERRRLMQAGLAVFGAGLTGTWARLSEAKVSLPDAITGSRFSTDEALTPFEDVTTYNNFYEFGTGKGDPAENAHRLQIDPWSVTVEGECARPGTYALEDILKPHDLEERIYRLRCVEGWSMVIPWVGFPLRDLIKRLEPVSNAKYIEFQTLYDPEQMPGQRRRILDWPYVEGLRMDEAMHPLTILAVGLYGKVMPNQNGAPIRLVVPWKYGFKSIKSIVKIRFVEQQPVSSWMRAAPDEYGFYSNVNPNVDHPRWSQARERRIGEFLKRPTLMFNGYEEEVADLYRGMDLRKHF, encoded by the coding sequence ATGCCCAACCGGATCCTGCCCAGCGACATCACCCCCGAATCTGTCTACCGTGAACGCCGCCGCCTGATGCAGGCCGGGCTGGCCGTGTTCGGCGCCGGCCTGACCGGCACCTGGGCGCGGCTGAGCGAGGCGAAGGTGAGCCTCCCCGACGCGATCACCGGGAGCCGGTTCAGCACCGACGAGGCACTCACGCCCTTCGAGGACGTGACCACCTACAACAACTTCTACGAATTCGGTACCGGCAAGGGCGACCCGGCCGAGAATGCCCACCGGCTGCAGATCGATCCCTGGTCGGTGACGGTGGAGGGCGAGTGCGCCCGACCCGGCACCTACGCCCTGGAGGACATCCTCAAGCCCCATGACCTGGAGGAGCGCATTTACCGGCTGCGCTGCGTGGAGGGCTGGTCCATGGTCATCCCCTGGGTGGGTTTCCCGCTGCGCGATCTGATCAAGCGCCTCGAGCCGGTCAGTAATGCGAAATACATCGAGTTCCAGACCCTGTACGACCCCGAACAGATGCCGGGCCAGCGCCGGCGCATCCTCGACTGGCCCTACGTGGAAGGGCTGCGCATGGACGAAGCCATGCATCCGCTGACGATCCTGGCCGTGGGGCTGTATGGCAAGGTGATGCCGAATCAGAACGGTGCGCCCATCCGTCTGGTGGTGCCCTGGAAATACGGCTTCAAGAGCATCAAGTCCATTGTGAAGATTCGCTTCGTCGAGCAGCAGCCGGTGAGCAGCTGGATGCGGGCCGCGCCGGATGAGTACGGCTTTTATTCCAACGTCAATCCGAACGTGGACCATCCACGCTGGAGTCAGGCCCGGGAGCGACGCATCGGCGAGTTCCTCAAGCGGCCCACGCTGATGTTCAACGGCTACGAGGAGGAGGTCGCGGACCTCTACCGCGGCATGGATCTGAGGAAGCATTTCTGA
- the ettA gene encoding energy-dependent translational throttle protein EttA yields the protein MAQYVYTMNRVGKVVPPKRWILKDISLSFFPGAKIGVLGLNGSGKSTLLRIMAGVDTEIEGEARAQPGINIGYLPQEPQLDPAKDVRGNVEDGLGEVAEAQTKLEAVYAAYAEPDADFDALAAEQARLENILQAAGGHNLEHKLEVAAEALRLPPWEADVTRLSGGERRRVALCKLLLSNPDMLLLDEPTNHLDAESVAWLERFLAEFSGTVVAVTHDRYFLDNVAGWILELDRGHGIPFEGNYSAWLENKEKRLEQEKKEQASRQRAIKSELEWVRSNPKGRHAKSKARLQRFDELQSQEFQSRNETQEIYIPPGERLGDLVIEANGVKKSFGDRLLIDDLNFKVPPGAIVGIIGPNGAGKTTLFRMLTGAEQPDGGEIRVGDTVHLAYVDQSRDALDGNKSVWEEISDGQDIIKVGRYETPSRAYVGRFNFAGSEQQKRVGDLSGGERNRVHLAKLLKSGGNVLMLDEPTNDLDVETLRALEEALLAFPGCVLVTSHDRWFLDRIATHILAFEGDSHVEWFEGNYADYEEDRKRRLGDEADQPHRIKYKRLA from the coding sequence ATGGCCCAATACGTCTACACCATGAACCGCGTGGGCAAGGTCGTCCCGCCCAAGCGCTGGATCCTCAAGGATATCAGCCTGTCCTTCTTCCCCGGCGCCAAGATCGGCGTGCTGGGCCTGAACGGCTCCGGCAAATCCACCCTGCTGCGCATCATGGCCGGCGTGGACACCGAGATCGAGGGCGAGGCCCGCGCCCAGCCCGGCATCAACATCGGCTACCTGCCGCAGGAACCCCAACTGGACCCGGCCAAGGACGTGCGCGGCAATGTCGAGGACGGCCTGGGCGAGGTCGCCGAGGCCCAGACCAAGCTGGAAGCGGTGTATGCCGCCTATGCCGAGCCGGACGCCGACTTCGATGCCCTGGCCGCCGAACAGGCGCGGCTGGAGAACATCCTGCAGGCTGCCGGCGGTCACAACCTGGAGCACAAGCTGGAGGTCGCCGCCGAGGCCCTGCGCCTGCCGCCCTGGGAGGCCGATGTCACCAGACTCTCCGGCGGCGAGCGCCGCCGGGTGGCCCTGTGCAAGCTGCTGCTGTCCAACCCGGACATGCTGCTGCTGGACGAGCCCACCAACCACCTGGACGCCGAGTCGGTGGCCTGGCTGGAGCGTTTCCTGGCCGAGTTTTCCGGCACCGTGGTGGCCGTGACCCACGACCGCTACTTCCTCGACAACGTCGCCGGCTGGATCCTGGAACTGGACCGAGGCCACGGCATTCCCTTCGAGGGCAACTACTCGGCCTGGCTGGAGAACAAGGAAAAGCGCCTGGAGCAGGAGAAGAAGGAACAGGCCTCGCGCCAGCGCGCCATCAAATCCGAGCTGGAGTGGGTGCGTTCCAACCCCAAGGGCCGGCACGCCAAGAGCAAGGCCCGCCTGCAGCGCTTCGACGAACTGCAGTCGCAGGAATTCCAGAGCCGCAACGAGACCCAGGAGATCTACATCCCGCCGGGCGAGCGTCTGGGCGACCTGGTCATCGAGGCCAACGGGGTGAAGAAGTCCTTCGGCGACCGGCTGCTGATCGATGACCTGAACTTCAAGGTCCCGCCGGGCGCGATCGTCGGCATCATCGGCCCCAACGGCGCCGGCAAGACCACCCTGTTCCGCATGCTCACCGGCGCCGAACAGCCCGACGGCGGCGAGATCCGCGTCGGCGACACCGTGCACCTGGCCTATGTTGACCAGTCACGCGACGCGCTGGACGGCAACAAATCGGTGTGGGAGGAAATCTCGGACGGTCAGGACATCATCAAGGTCGGCCGGTACGAGACCCCTTCGCGCGCCTATGTCGGCCGCTTCAACTTCGCCGGCTCCGAACAGCAGAAACGCGTCGGCGATCTGTCCGGCGGCGAACGCAACCGCGTGCACCTGGCCAAGCTGCTCAAGAGCGGCGGCAACGTGCTGATGCTCGACGAGCCCACCAACGACCTGGACGTGGAGACCCTGCGCGCGCTGGAAGAGGCGCTGCTGGCCTTCCCCGGCTGCGTACTGGTCACCTCGCACGATCGCTGGTTCCTCGACCGCATCGCCACCCACATCCTCGCATTCGAGGGCGACAGCCACGTGGAATGGTTCGAGGGCAACTACGCCGACTACGAAGAGGACCGCAAGCGCCGCCTCGGCGACGAGGCCGATCAGCCGCACCGCATCAAGTACAAGCGGCTGGCGTGA
- the bamC gene encoding outer membrane protein assembly factor BamC has product MKLSLASRSLAAVTAALMLTACSTVREYMPGEKADYKQSRQEPTLELPPDLRSSEIEDSLVIPSATLSEYETEARTTRPSEAGVLPRSENIEVRQDGEQRWLVVQAPAEQVWPRVRDFWVQNGFLLTVEDPRVGILETEWAENRADIPQGPIRRTLGKVMDFAYSASTRDKFRVRLERGSEPGVTEVYLTHQGVEEVIEGTPDQDGNTVWKPRPSDPALEAEMLQRLMVYMGVEEERARTRMAQQSQETPAVRAQLIRTNTGEVELRLADDFSRAWRRTGLALDRVGFTVEDRNRSEGIYYVRYNDPLKQQEGEGLLSRLAFWSDDEPIDREAQYQIQLLASGAQTNVIVRDLEGRRDNSQTAARILTLLEEQLK; this is encoded by the coding sequence ATGAAACTGTCTCTTGCCTCGCGTAGCCTGGCCGCTGTAACGGCCGCCCTGATGCTGACCGCCTGCAGCACGGTCCGGGAATACATGCCGGGGGAAAAAGCCGATTACAAACAGAGCCGCCAGGAGCCCACCCTGGAACTGCCCCCGGACCTGCGCTCCAGCGAGATCGAGGACAGCCTGGTGATCCCCTCGGCGACCCTGTCCGAGTACGAGACCGAGGCCCGCACCACCCGGCCGTCCGAGGCCGGGGTGCTGCCCCGGTCGGAGAATATCGAGGTGCGCCAGGATGGCGAGCAGCGCTGGCTGGTGGTGCAGGCCCCGGCCGAACAGGTCTGGCCGCGGGTACGCGATTTCTGGGTTCAGAATGGTTTCCTGCTGACGGTGGAGGATCCGCGTGTGGGCATCCTGGAGACCGAATGGGCCGAGAATCGCGCCGACATTCCGCAGGGACCGATTCGCCGTACCCTGGGCAAGGTCATGGATTTCGCCTATTCGGCGTCGACCCGCGACAAGTTCCGGGTGCGTCTCGAGCGCGGCAGCGAACCCGGCGTCACCGAGGTCTATCTGACCCACCAGGGGGTGGAAGAGGTGATCGAGGGCACACCGGACCAGGACGGCAACACTGTCTGGAAGCCGCGTCCGAGCGATCCGGCGCTGGAGGCCGAAATGCTGCAGCGGCTGATGGTCTACATGGGCGTGGAAGAAGAACGCGCCAGGACCCGCATGGCGCAGCAGTCGCAGGAAACCCCGGCGGTGCGCGCCCAGTTGATCCGTACCAACACCGGTGAGGTCGAACTGCGGCTGGCCGACGACTTCTCCCGCGCCTGGCGCCGTACCGGCCTGGCGCTGGACCGGGTCGGGTTCACTGTCGAGGACCGCAACCGTTCCGAGGGCATCTATTACGTGCGCTACAATGATCCGCTCAAGCAGCAGGAGGGCGAGGGTCTGCTCTCGCGGCTGGCCTTCTGGAGCGATGACGAGCCGATTGACCGCGAGGCCCAGTACCAGATCCAGCTGCTCGCAAGCGGGGCGCAGACCAACGTGATCGTGCGCGACCTGGAAGGCAGGCGCGACAATTCGCAGACCGCGGCCCGCATCCTGACGCTGCTGGAAGAACAGCTCAAGTAG
- a CDS encoding PA3496 family putative envelope integrity protein: MQNLDLEDIFNQLDSEEGGLDSQAGAGGGRGVDLKRRRRIEDMQEERRLRQMLEDPWG, translated from the coding sequence ATGCAGAATCTGGATCTCGAGGACATCTTCAATCAGCTCGACAGCGAGGAAGGCGGGCTGGACAGCCAGGCCGGGGCCGGCGGCGGCCGCGGCGTGGACCTGAAGCGGCGCCGCCGCATCGAGGACATGCAGGAGGAGCGCCGCCTGCGGCAGATGCTGGAAGATCCCTGGGGCTGA
- a CDS encoding LysR family transcriptional regulator yields the protein MDIDLLKTFLEVERVRHFGRASERLYITQSAVSARIRQLEELLGVELFTRKRNDIQLTPAGRRLKQHAAAIINQWERARQETGLGEAFRDALAIGGLADLWPTALENWLVRLQQALPDIALRGEAGAGDELVHRLLNGALDIACVYDPPQVSEFTVRSLGVMELVLVATGTDLSAAEAMAENYILVDWGTAFALSHAHHFPDLPAPAVHLGQGLLARDLLLRRPGAAYLPRQWLETDPRCAGRLHVVADAPVLERSWYALWREGTARQPLLDTAIENFPTPG from the coding sequence ATGGACATCGACCTGCTCAAGACCTTTCTGGAAGTCGAACGGGTGCGCCACTTCGGCCGCGCATCGGAGCGGCTGTACATCACCCAGTCGGCGGTCAGCGCCCGCATCCGCCAGCTGGAGGAACTACTGGGCGTGGAGCTGTTCACCCGCAAGCGCAATGACATTCAGCTCACCCCGGCGGGACGCCGGCTGAAGCAGCACGCCGCCGCCATCATCAACCAGTGGGAGCGTGCCCGGCAGGAAACCGGGCTGGGTGAAGCCTTCCGTGACGCACTGGCCATCGGCGGGCTGGCCGACCTGTGGCCGACGGCGCTGGAGAACTGGCTGGTGCGTCTGCAGCAGGCGCTGCCCGACATCGCCCTGCGGGGCGAGGCCGGCGCCGGGGATGAACTCGTCCACCGGCTGCTGAACGGCGCACTGGATATCGCCTGCGTCTATGATCCGCCGCAGGTATCGGAGTTCACGGTACGGTCGTTGGGCGTGATGGAACTGGTACTGGTCGCGACCGGAACCGACCTGAGCGCTGCCGAAGCGATGGCAGAGAACTACATCCTGGTTGACTGGGGCACGGCCTTTGCGCTGAGCCATGCCCACCACTTCCCCGATCTGCCGGCGCCGGCGGTACACCTGGGCCAGGGGCTGCTGGCGCGCGACCTGCTGCTGCGCCGGCCCGGCGCGGCCTACCTGCCGCGCCAGTGGCTGGAGACGGATCCGCGTTGCGCCGGGCGGCTGCATGTGGTCGCCGACGCCCCGGTACTGGAACGGTCCTGGTACGCCCTCTGGCGCGAGGGCACCGCACGTCAGCCCCTGCTGGACACGGCCATCGAAAATTTCCCGACACCGGGCTGA
- the purL gene encoding phosphoribosylformylglycinamidine synthase — MLHLPGAPALSAFRTDKLLERAREAGIALEVLHTRYQHFVDLEQHLDASEQRRLERLLEYGPRAPAVPAGAQLFLVVPRLGTISPWASKATDIAHNCGLDRVHRIERGISYQVLTPGDRPLEGEPRRRFLELIHDRMTESVLESFEEAEGLFRSADPRSFERVDILGGGRPALETANRELGLALSEDEIDYLVESFNALNRNPSDVELMMFAQANSEHCRHKIFNANWVIDGKAREESLFDMIRETHRASPDGVLSAYHDNSAVIEGWEGRRLYPDADGRYSEHTGPAHILMKVETHNHPTAISPFPGAATGAGGEIRDEGATGRGGKPKAGLCGFSVSNLRIPGFEQPWETDHGRPGRIVSALDIMIEGPLGAAAFNNEFGRPNLCGYFRSFEEKVPGPDGEEIRGYHKPIMLAGGYGNIRPEHIDKQDIPPGAQIIVLGGPAMLIGLGGGAASSMDSGVSAEDLDFASVQRGNPEMQRRAQEVIDRCWAMGADNPILSIHDVGAGGVSNALPELVNDSGRGGRFELRNFPVDEPGMTPMQIWCNESQERYVLAVAPEHLEAFQALCERERCPYAVVGEATEDQDLIVGDGEFDNAPVEVPLGLILGKPPRMLRDVHHRTFRKPDFDPVGIDPLEAALRVLRLPTVASKAFLITIGDRTVTGLVARDQMVGPWQVPVADAAVTTTDHYAFTGEAVAMGERTPVALVDGPASGRMAVGEAITNLAGAAIGELSQLRLSANWMAPAGHPGEDANLFNTVEAVGRELCPRLGIAIPVGKDSLSMKTVWEQDGQPHSVTAPLSLIVSAFAPVEDARRTLTPQLRTDQGATELILIDLGKGRNRLAGSALAQVYKQVGHHAPDLDDPDALKAFFGAIQTLNREGRLLAYHDRSDGGLLTTLCEMAFAGRTGLAIELDAVGTEPLAALFNEELGAVIQVRQADAAAVRELLHQQGLGRYSHRIGTLEANDRLVVHHGGRELLNASRVELQRAWAETSYRIQALRDNPETARQEFDALLDLGNPGLHAELSFDPAEDVAAPWINRGVRPAMAILREQGVNGQIEMAAAFHRAGFDCVDVHMSDVIAGRVSLAGFGGLVACGGFSYGDVLGAGLGWAKSILFNPRARDAFSAFFARSDSFALGVCNGCQMLAGLKELIPGSEHWPRFVRNTSEQFEARLSLVEVSDSPSILLRGMAGSRMPVAVAHGEGRAEFDRAGDRERLLEQGGMALRYVDHYGRATETYPFNPNGSPHGITGVTSRDGRVTLMMPHPERVFRTVQHSWHPDDWGEDAPWLRLFRNARVWVD; from the coding sequence ATGCTGCACCTGCCCGGCGCCCCGGCACTTTCCGCCTTCCGTACCGACAAGCTGCTGGAGCGCGCCCGGGAGGCGGGCATCGCACTGGAGGTCCTGCACACCCGCTACCAGCATTTCGTCGATCTGGAACAGCACCTGGACGCGTCCGAGCAGCGTCGGCTGGAACGGCTGCTGGAGTACGGCCCGCGCGCGCCGGCCGTGCCCGCCGGCGCCCAGTTGTTTCTGGTGGTCCCGCGTCTGGGCACCATCTCGCCCTGGGCCTCCAAGGCCACCGACATCGCCCACAACTGCGGCCTGGACCGGGTTCACCGCATCGAGCGCGGCATCTCTTACCAGGTGCTCACCCCCGGTGACCGGCCGCTGGAGGGTGAGCCGCGCCGGCGCTTCCTGGAACTGATTCACGACCGCATGACCGAGTCGGTGCTGGAGAGCTTCGAAGAGGCCGAGGGCCTGTTCCGCAGCGCCGACCCGCGTTCCTTCGAGCGTGTCGACATCCTCGGCGGCGGCCGGCCCGCGCTGGAGACCGCCAATCGTGAACTCGGCCTGGCCCTGTCGGAAGACGAGATCGACTACCTGGTCGAGAGCTTCAATGCGCTCAACCGCAATCCCAGCGACGTCGAGCTGATGATGTTCGCCCAGGCCAATTCCGAGCATTGCCGGCACAAGATCTTCAACGCCAACTGGGTGATCGACGGCAAGGCGCGCGAGGAATCCCTGTTCGACATGATCCGCGAGACCCACCGGGCCAGCCCCGACGGGGTGCTGTCGGCCTATCACGACAACTCGGCCGTGATCGAGGGCTGGGAAGGGCGGCGGCTGTATCCGGATGCCGACGGCCGCTACAGCGAGCACACCGGGCCGGCGCACATCCTGATGAAGGTCGAGACCCACAATCATCCCACCGCCATCTCGCCCTTTCCGGGGGCGGCGACCGGCGCCGGGGGCGAGATCCGCGACGAGGGCGCGACCGGCCGCGGCGGCAAGCCCAAGGCCGGGCTGTGCGGTTTCTCCGTGTCCAACCTGCGCATTCCCGGCTTCGAACAGCCCTGGGAGACCGATCACGGCCGTCCCGGGCGCATCGTCTCGGCGCTGGACATCATGATCGAGGGGCCGCTGGGCGCGGCGGCCTTCAACAACGAGTTCGGCCGGCCCAACCTGTGCGGCTACTTCCGCAGCTTCGAGGAGAAGGTGCCGGGTCCGGACGGCGAGGAAATCCGCGGTTACCACAAGCCCATCATGCTGGCCGGCGGCTACGGCAACATCCGCCCCGAGCATATCGACAAGCAGGATATCCCGCCCGGCGCCCAGATCATTGTGCTGGGCGGACCGGCCATGCTCATCGGCCTGGGCGGCGGCGCGGCCTCCAGCATGGACAGTGGTGTGAGCGCCGAGGATCTGGACTTCGCCTCGGTGCAGCGCGGCAACCCCGAGATGCAGCGTCGGGCCCAGGAGGTGATCGACCGCTGCTGGGCCATGGGCGCGGACAATCCCATCCTGTCCATCCACGACGTCGGCGCCGGCGGCGTGTCCAATGCCCTGCCGGAACTGGTCAACGACAGCGGCCGCGGCGGGCGATTCGAGCTGCGCAACTTCCCGGTCGACGAACCCGGCATGACGCCCATGCAGATCTGGTGCAACGAGTCGCAGGAGCGTTATGTACTGGCCGTCGCGCCGGAGCACCTGGAGGCCTTCCAGGCCCTGTGCGAGCGCGAACGCTGCCCCTATGCCGTGGTGGGCGAGGCCACCGAGGACCAGGACCTGATCGTCGGCGACGGCGAGTTCGACAATGCTCCCGTGGAGGTGCCGCTGGGGCTGATCCTGGGCAAGCCGCCGCGGATGCTGCGGGACGTGCATCATCGCACCTTCCGCAAGCCCGACTTCGACCCCGTCGGGATCGATCCGCTGGAAGCCGCCCTGCGGGTGCTGCGCCTGCCCACCGTGGCGAGCAAGGCCTTTCTCATCACCATCGGCGATCGCACCGTCACCGGCCTGGTCGCGCGCGACCAGATGGTCGGGCCCTGGCAGGTGCCGGTGGCCGACGCCGCTGTCACCACCACCGATCACTACGCCTTCACCGGCGAGGCCGTGGCCATGGGCGAGCGTACCCCGGTGGCCCTGGTCGATGGCCCGGCCTCCGGGCGCATGGCGGTGGGCGAGGCCATCACCAACCTCGCCGGCGCGGCCATCGGCGAACTGTCGCAGCTGCGCCTGTCGGCCAACTGGATGGCCCCGGCCGGGCACCCGGGTGAGGATGCCAATCTGTTCAACACCGTCGAGGCGGTGGGCCGGGAACTGTGCCCGCGGCTGGGCATCGCCATTCCGGTGGGCAAGGATTCGCTGTCCATGAAGACGGTCTGGGAGCAGGACGGGCAACCACACAGCGTGACCGCGCCGCTGTCACTGATCGTCTCCGCCTTCGCGCCGGTCGAGGATGCGCGCCGCACCCTGACCCCGCAGCTGCGCACCGATCAGGGCGCGACCGAACTCATCCTCATCGACCTGGGCAAGGGCCGCAATCGCCTGGCCGGTTCGGCGCTGGCCCAGGTTTACAAACAGGTCGGCCACCATGCCCCGGACCTGGACGATCCGGACGCGCTCAAGGCCTTCTTCGGCGCGATCCAGACACTGAACCGGGAGGGCCGGCTGCTGGCCTACCACGATCGTTCCGACGGCGGCCTGCTGACCACCCTGTGCGAGATGGCCTTCGCCGGCCGCACCGGTCTGGCCATCGAGTTGGATGCCGTGGGCACCGAGCCGCTGGCAGCATTGTTCAATGAGGAACTGGGCGCCGTGATCCAGGTGCGGCAGGCGGATGCAGCCGCGGTGCGTGAACTGCTGCATCAGCAGGGCTTGGGGCGCTACAGCCATCGCATCGGTACCCTGGAGGCGAATGATCGCCTGGTGGTGCATCACGGCGGCCGTGAACTGCTGAACGCCTCCCGGGTGGAACTGCAGAGGGCCTGGGCCGAGACCAGCTACCGCATCCAGGCGCTGCGCGACAATCCGGAAACGGCCCGGCAGGAATTCGATGCCCTGCTGGATCTCGGCAACCCGGGCCTGCACGCCGAGCTCAGCTTCGATCCGGCCGAGGATGTGGCCGCGCCCTGGATCAACCGGGGCGTGCGTCCGGCCATGGCCATCCTGCGCGAGCAGGGCGTGAACGGCCAGATCGAAATGGCGGCGGCCTTCCATCGCGCCGGCTTCGACTGCGTCGATGTACATATGAGCGATGTCATCGCCGGGCGGGTGTCGCTGGCCGGCTTCGGCGGGCTGGTGGCCTGCGGCGGCTTCTCCTACGGCGACGTGCTCGGCGCCGGCCTGGGCTGGGCCAAGTCGATCCTGTTCAATCCGCGTGCGCGCGACGCGTTCAGCGCCTTCTTCGCGCGCAGCGACAGCTTCGCCCTGGGGGTATGCAACGGCTGCCAGATGCTGGCCGGGCTGAAGGAACTCATCCCCGGCAGCGAGCACTGGCCGCGCTTCGTGCGCAACACCAGTGAGCAGTTCGAGGCCCGGCTGTCGCTGGTCGAGGTGAGCGACTCGCCCTCCATCCTGCTGCGCGGCATGGCCGGTTCGCGCATGCCGGTGGCCGTGGCCCACGGCGAGGGCCGGGCCGAGTTCGATCGTGCCGGCGACCGTGAGCGGCTGCTGGAGCAGGGTGGCATGGCGCTGCGCTATGTGGATCATTACGGCCGCGCCACCGAGACCTATCCCTTCAATCCCAACGGTTCGCCCCATGGCATCACCGGCGTGACCAGCCGCGACGGCCGCGTGACCCTCATGATGCCTCACCCCGAGCGGGTGTTCCGCACCGTGCAGCATTCCTGGCACCCCGATGACTGGGGCGAGGACGCGCCCTGGCTGCGTCTGTTCCGCAACGCCCGGGTGTGGGTGGACTGA